The Tolypothrix sp. NIES-4075 genomic interval AAAGCTTTTGTTGGGATGTGGGAATCAGGACGTGGTTTTCCTCGGTTCAAGAAACAAGGAAGAATGCGTTCGCTGTTGTTTCCCCAACTAGGGGTTGATCCAATTAAAGGCAACCAAGTTAAGCTTGCGGGTGTTGGCTGGGTTCGGATACGCCTGTCTCGCCCACTTCCTGATGGGTTTGTTGCTAAACAAGCTCAAGTGGTGAAGAGGGCATCAGGGTGGTATGTCATGCTCACACTGCAAGCTGATGTTGATGTTCCAGATGTCACGCCGCACGCTCAACCAGTCGGTATTGACTGTATAGTTTGAGGTATGCCAGCTCATACTCTCCAAAAAAGCTCTATGATTGCTCTACCTGGTATTGCCATCCAAAACAAGATATATGAAAGTTCTAATTCTCTAGTTTATCGGGGCATCAGAGACGATGGAGTAGCGATCGTGGTAAAAATGCTAAAGCTTGATTATCCCTCTCCTCAAGAAATAACCCGCTACAGACAAGAATATAAAATTACCCGTTCCTTAAATCTGGAAAGAGTTGTCAAGGCATACAGCCAGCAGGACTATCAGCGCACTCTGGTGATTCTCTTAGAAGATTTTGGGGGAGAGTCCCTAGAGCAATGGATGCACAAGCGCCCAGATATCTTCTGCCCCATGCCTCTATCCACTTTTCTTGGTCTTGCGATCGCCCTCACCGACATTCTGGGCAGAATCCATGCAGCCAATGTCATTCATAAGGACATCAACCCAGGCAACATTGTCCTTAATCTACATACTGGTGTTGTAAAAATCATTGACTTTGGGATTGCCACCCGCTTTAACCGCACGAATCCGACTTTCAAAAGCCACTATGCTTTAGAAGGAACTCTCCCCTACCTGTCTCCAGAACAAACCGGGAGAATGAATCGTTTGCTCGATTACCGCACTGATTTCTATTCGCTTGGTGTCACCTTTTACGAACTGCTAACCGGACAACTGCCGTTTCCTACAACAGACATCCTGGAACTAGTCCATTGTCATATTGCTAAACAGCCACCTCCACCTCATGAATTGAATGCAACAATTCCCAAAGCAGTTTCAAATATAATTATGAAACTGATGGCAAAAAATGCCGAGGATCGCTATCAAAGTGCTTGGGGAATCAAAGCAGATTTAGAAATTTGTGCCGAACAATTAACAAAAATTGGTAAAATTGATAATATTCAACTGGGTCTGCAAGACATTCGAGATCAATTTCAAATTCCTCAAAAACTCTATGGAAGAGACAAAGAAGTTGCAATGTTAGTAGCGACTTTTGAGCGCGTTGCTGCTTCACCAAACCATGCAGAAAATATTTCAGAACAAGAACAAAATAGCAACTCAACATTCCCAGTCGAAATGGTATTGGTATCTGGCTATGCTGGAATTGGGAAATCAGCGTTAGTGCAAGAAATTTATAAACCAATCACCCAAAAGCGGGGCTATTTTATCTCTGGGAAGTTCGATCAATTTCAGCGTAATATTCCCTACAGTGCGATCGCAGATGCTCTGCAAAAATTAGTACAGCAACTACTCGGTGAGTCAGATGAGCAAGTGCAGCAATGGCGATCGCGTCTGCTTGCAGCTTTAAAAAACAACGCACAAATCATTATTGATGTCATCCCAGAAGTTGAGTTAATTATTGGCAAGCAGCCACCTGCACCGGAGGTTGGCGCAACTGAAGCTCAAAATCGCTTCAATCGGATTTTTCAATCGTTTGTACGGGTGTTTTGTTCTCAGGAACATCCCCTAGTAATTTTTCTAGATGATTTGCAGTGGATAGATTCAGCAACACTAAAGTTAATCGAGTTGATGCTGCTAGATAAGCAAATTCAATCTCTATTTTTAATTGGAGCATATCGAGATAATGAAGTAAATTCAACGCATCCACTCGCATTAATGCTAGAAAGACTGCGAAAACAAGGAGTAGTTTTTCAAGAAATTATCCTGACACCCTTAACGCTGGAACCGTTGAGTCAGTTAATTGCCGAGACGCTACATCAAAATACTAATACTGTTCATTCTTTGGCTGAGTTAGTGCTGCGTAAAACTGAGGGTAATCCTTTCTTTGTCAATGAATTTTTGAGAATGCTGTATAGCGAAAATTTGTTGATCTTTGACCCCCCTCAATCCACCTCCCCCCTTACCAAGAGGGGACAGAGGGGGCTAGGGGGGTGGCAATGGAACATTGCTCGAATCCAAGCCCAAAATATTACCGATAATGTTGTGGAATTAATGCTGGTCAAGTTGAATAAACTACCAGAATCCACACAGAAAATTTTGCGTTTAGCGGCTTGTATTGGGGCTGAATTTAAGTTAGATGTTTTATCAATTGTTTGCGATCAATCACCTGAATTAGTTTTTTTAGATTTACTCGCAGCCATACAAAATGGATTAATTCAACCCCTATCTGAATTAGATGAAAACTTGTTAATTAAAGAGCATAAGTTTCTGCACGATCGCGTACAGCAAGCAGCTTATGCTTTAATTGATGACGCGCATAAACAAGTTGTTCATTTACAAATTGGGCGTAATCTCCTTGAAAAAACCTTGCCAGAGCAACTATCAGAACGAATATTTGAAATTGTCGATCATCTTAATCATGGAATTGAACTTGTTAACGAGCAATCCGAACGCAATCAAATTGCGCGATTAAATTTAATCGCAGGTCAAAAAGCAAAAGCAGCGATCGCCTATAATGTCGCCAAAAAATATTTGGCTACAGGCAGAGCATGGCTAGCAGCTACCAGTTGGCAAACTAATTATGACCTGATATTAGAGCTATATATAGAAACTACAGAAGTAGCATATTTGTGTGGCGATTTTGAGCAGGTAGAATATTGGGTGGCGATCGTTCTCCAAGAAGCGAAAACGGTTCTCGATACTGTAAAAGTTTACGAAGTCAAAATTCAAACATACATCGCACAGCACCAATCATTGAAAGCGATCGATACGGCATTGCAAATATTGCCGCAACTGGGGATCGATTTTCCCGAACAGCCAAGTAAGTCAGATATTCAACTTGAGCTAGACACAATTACATCACTTCTTGGCAATAAGTCGATTGAGAACTTAAGCCATTTACCAGCAATGACTCAGCCAGATAAGTTAGCAGCGATGCGAATTCTATCCAGCATCTCGATCGCTACCTATATTGCGGCTCCCGATCTGATGCCCCTCCTTGCATCTAAACAGGTAAAGTTGTCAATTGAGTATGGTAATGCGTTTACCTCTCCTTTTGCTTATGCTTTGTGTGGATTAATTCTTTGTGGAATAGTCGGAAACATCGAGTCTGGCTATCAGTTTGGACAGCTTGCTTTAAGGCAGTTGTCACAACCTAATACCCATTCCTTCAGAGCCAGAACATTGGTGTTTGTAAATGTCTTCATCATCCATCGCAAAGAACATACTAGAGAAATATTGCAGCCATTATTAGCAGCCTATCAAAGTGGACTAGAAACTGGAGATTTAGAGTTTGCTGCTTATTCTGCTTACACTTATTACCTGCAATTATTCGTCCTTGGCAAGGAACTTGTGGAGGTTGAACGGGAGATGATGACATACAATGAAGCAATCCGTCAACTCAAACAAAAAGTAGTACTCAACTGGGTTCAAATATTTCAGCAGTTGATCTTAAATTTAAGGAGAAGCTCAGTTAATCTAACCTATCTAATTGGCGAAACTGACGATGAGGAGAATAGAGAGACACAATACAAAAAAGATGGATTTGCAATCTTTTCAGTGTATTTCAACAAACTTTTTCTCTGCTATTTATTTTCTGAATACGATCGGGCAGTTGAAAGCTCAACTAAAGCGGAAAGTTATTTGCCCCAACCAAGAGCCACACCCTCTGTTGCTTTGTACTACTTTTATGACTCTCTGGCAAGGCTGGCAGCATATCCTGGAAGCAGCGATCGAGCGCAGAAAGAAATCCTCAAAAAAGTTGCGTTTAACCAGGAGATAATGAAACACTGGGCAAATTATGCGCCGATGAATTATTTACA includes:
- a CDS encoding RNA-guided endonuclease InsQ/TnpB family protein — protein: MLNLTYTYALKLTQQQSQTYEAWLETSRRVWNFALAQRKDWYNSRSCRIDARSLKGEYIIPADAPRPTFASECKALTQARKTNSDLNAAHSQMLQQVLRRLEKAFVGMWESGRGFPRFKKQGRMRSLLFPQLGVDPIKGNQVKLAGVGWVRIRLSRPLPDGFVAKQAQVVKRASGWYVMLTLQADVDVPDVTPHAQPVGIDCIV
- a CDS encoding AAA family ATPase, which gives rise to MIALPGIAIQNKIYESSNSLVYRGIRDDGVAIVVKMLKLDYPSPQEITRYRQEYKITRSLNLERVVKAYSQQDYQRTLVILLEDFGGESLEQWMHKRPDIFCPMPLSTFLGLAIALTDILGRIHAANVIHKDINPGNIVLNLHTGVVKIIDFGIATRFNRTNPTFKSHYALEGTLPYLSPEQTGRMNRLLDYRTDFYSLGVTFYELLTGQLPFPTTDILELVHCHIAKQPPPPHELNATIPKAVSNIIMKLMAKNAEDRYQSAWGIKADLEICAEQLTKIGKIDNIQLGLQDIRDQFQIPQKLYGRDKEVAMLVATFERVAASPNHAENISEQEQNSNSTFPVEMVLVSGYAGIGKSALVQEIYKPITQKRGYFISGKFDQFQRNIPYSAIADALQKLVQQLLGESDEQVQQWRSRLLAALKNNAQIIIDVIPEVELIIGKQPPAPEVGATEAQNRFNRIFQSFVRVFCSQEHPLVIFLDDLQWIDSATLKLIELMLLDKQIQSLFLIGAYRDNEVNSTHPLALMLERLRKQGVVFQEIILTPLTLEPLSQLIAETLHQNTNTVHSLAELVLRKTEGNPFFVNEFLRMLYSENLLIFDPPQSTSPLTKRGQRGLGGWQWNIARIQAQNITDNVVELMLVKLNKLPESTQKILRLAACIGAEFKLDVLSIVCDQSPELVFLDLLAAIQNGLIQPLSELDENLLIKEHKFLHDRVQQAAYALIDDAHKQVVHLQIGRNLLEKTLPEQLSERIFEIVDHLNHGIELVNEQSERNQIARLNLIAGQKAKAAIAYNVAKKYLATGRAWLAATSWQTNYDLILELYIETTEVAYLCGDFEQVEYWVAIVLQEAKTVLDTVKVYEVKIQTYIAQHQSLKAIDTALQILPQLGIDFPEQPSKSDIQLELDTITSLLGNKSIENLSHLPAMTQPDKLAAMRILSSISIATYIAAPDLMPLLASKQVKLSIEYGNAFTSPFAYALCGLILCGIVGNIESGYQFGQLALRQLSQPNTHSFRARTLVFVNVFIIHRKEHTREILQPLLAAYQSGLETGDLEFAAYSAYTYYLQLFVLGKELVEVEREMMTYNEAIRQLKQKVVLNWVQIFQQLILNLRRSSVNLTYLIGETDDEENRETQYKKDGFAIFSVYFNKLFLCYLFSEYDRAVESSTKAESYLPQPRATPSVALYYFYDSLARLAAYPGSSDRAQKEILKKVAFNQEIMKHWANYAPMNYLHKYHLVQAEMTRVLDRLFAAEEFYEQAIQGARENGYIQEEALAYELAAKHYLTRGREKFAQTYIKEAHYCYELWGATAKVRDLETRYPQFFSQSSNTASQTIPKVSKTTSNNSDIPFDLAAVLKALQAISSEIELDRLLSSLMKILIENAGAQTGFLILENLGEWVIEAACELNDGENVCATRVLQSISIKNRLPESIINYVLRTHESVILNDATREGNFINEPYIQHNQTQSIFCLPLLNQSKLVGVLYLENQLAAGAFTPERSQVLNLLSIQAAIAIENAKLYSKLRKSESQMAQFLEAVPVGIGVVDTLGRPCYANQQAIQLLGKGIIPGATPEQLAEIYQLYLAGTEQPYPIEKLPVMRALSGDRTRIDDLEIRQNNAIVPVEGWGTPIFDEQGKVIYAISAFQDITERKQAEQLLANYNRTLEQQVAERTAALQKSEAELREREQELRLITDALPACICYIDTDRCYRFVNRTYEVWFSRSRDKILGKQVREVMSEAAYEIIEPYMNRALAGEIITYEAEVSFPLGKKYLAVTSIPDFDLNAQVRGYYGLITDISEQRNAALLERKRAEEASILEERNRMAREIHDTLAQAFTSIIVHLDAASQRLKLDPDAAQSHLKTGRVLARSGLADARRSVEALRPQILEEGDLYSALQRFMTQIFYLTSVQVVCTTIGEPYPLPNEVEVNLLRIGQEALTNAFKYANAREIYVELRYEPSHFVLQIADNGQGFESSSLSISRGFGLLGMTERAQRIGAELTIVSHLGQGTEIVVRVQTP